CTTTCTGTCAGCGACCGACCTTGCCGACGTTACCGAACAGCTGTCGGGATCCTGCACAACCGAAATCGCCTCGTTCAACGAGTTCACCAGCTTCCTCGCAAGCGACGAAACGACGCGAGACTACGACCATGTTGTCTTCGATACCGCACCGACAGGCCACACCGTCCGGCTCCTCAAGCTACCCGGGGAGTGGACTGACTTCCTCGAGGACGGCCTTGGCGACGCCTCATGTTTGGGTCCGATGGCCGGCCTAGATAAGACCCGAACCACCTACGCTGCCGCACTCGCAGCCCTTGCCGACCCGGAAGTGACACGACTTGGCCTGGTTGCCCGTCCGCAAACCTCCTCACTAGCTGAAGCCTCCCGCACGGCCGATGAACTTGCCGAAGCCGGGGTAGGCGCCACCCACCTGGTCGTCAATGGCATCCTTCCCGAGGAAGGTGTCGAAGACGCCCTCGCTGATGCCATTCGCACTGAGGAGGCATCCGCCCTGGTTGACATGCCTGCGAATCTCTCGGAACTTGTCATCGACAGGCTCCCGCTACGATCCCGCGATGTCATGGGCCTCAGTGCACTCACCACATTGCTGTCCGAGACTGCAGATCAAGCCCATGTCTCACACGAGACACCTATCAGCACCCGTGAAACGCTGGGGACCCTGACAGACACTATCGATCAGCTGGCAGCTCGGGACCACGGCCTCGTCATGCTCGTGGGAAAGGGAGGTGTGGGCAAGACGACAATGGCCGCCGCCATCGCTGTCGGCCTGTCCGATCGTGGCAAAGACGTGCTCCTAACCACCACTGATCCCGCCGCTCACCTTTCCTGGACCGTGGGAGATGAGGGAACCTTCGAGGTCTCCAGCATTGATCCAACGAAGGCAGTCGAAGACTACCGACGTCACGTCATGGAGACCAAGGGCGCCGCACTAGACGATGCTGGACGCGCGAACCTCGCAGAGGATCTGCGCTCACCGTGCACCGAGGAGGTTGCGGTATTTCAAGCCTTCGCAGCGGCCGTGGAGCAGTCCACTCACAGGTTCGTCATCATGGATACGGCGCCAACCGGGCACACACTACTCCTCATGGATGCCACTGGTTCCTACCATCGCGAGGTTGCCCGCAACCTTCCCGACGAGGCCGGACACACGCCCCTAACCCGACTTCAGGACCCCGACAACACCACGGTCATCATCGTCACACTGCCGGAGACAACTCCGGTGTTGGAAGCCGCTGGGCTTTGCTCTGAACTAGGCAGAGCCGATATCGCCACATGGGGATGGATCGTCAATCGCGCGCTGACTCCCACCGATACGTCCAGTCCGCTTTTGACCGAGAGGATTCATGCGGAGCAAGACCCACTGAAACACGTCAAAGCCCACGCCAGCCGCATAGCTGTCACGCCTTACCGCGAAACCCCACCCGTTGGTGTTGGGCAGCTTCGCGCGTTGGGAACTGCCCGGTAGCCAGAAAAAGCTCAGCACCCTGCAGTTGTTGGCGCCTGGTCTTGAAGATGGAGGACCTACTGGAGTCCGCTCTGCGTGTCCACAGCACCTGATTGTGGGCGTTTTCCACAGTTCGGTCGTCTCCGGTCGCCAGTGTCGCTGACCTTCCAGCAGACTGTGTCCATGGTGGCAGACAGAAGCCACATAGGCGATACTGGGAGGATGATAGAGGTGTCAGTAGAAACACTGGCCACCGTGCTCACGGGGCTGGGAGTTGTCGTCGCGATGTTCTCCGCAATGGCAGTCTTTTCCAGCAGCCTGCGCAGAGAGATCCGGGAAGTGGAAAGCTCACTTCGCAAAGAAATACAGGTGGGAGACGAGTCCCTCCGCACCGAAATCAGCAAACTCCGCACAGACATGCAAGCCGGAGACGAATCCCTGCGTAGCGCAATGCAAGCCGGAGACGAATCCCTCCGCACCGAAATCAGCAAACTCCGCACAGACATGCAAGCCGGAGACGAATCCCTCCGCACCGAAATCAGCAAACTCCGCACAGACATGCAAGCCGGAGACGAATCCCTCCGCACCGAGATCGGCGAACTCCGCACCCAAACACAGAATGCAGATGACGCGCTTCGGCAGGAAATCTCAGAGCTACGCGGCGATATGAAAGCCGAGCTTCGTTCCCTAAATGACCGTCTTGACGGTACCAACATGAGGATTGATCGCCTCGTGGATTCCCTGAGGATGCCGGCGAGCGCCTAGTGGCGCCTGTCTGCCATGCCGGTAGCAAGTAAACGCAACGCCTCATGCGTCGGGCTGCCAGGCTCTGCTGTCCAGACTACGAGTTGCTGGTCGGCGTCATCGGCCTCGGCGAGTGTGTCCCAGTCGAGTACGAGTTCCCCCACTTTCGGGTGGATCACAGTTTTGGTCCCGGTGGATAGGCTGGCAACTCCTTGGGCCACCCACCACTGGGCGAACTGCGCGTCGGACACTGAGAGCTCACCAACCAAGGTAGCGAGACGCGGGTCATCGGGGTACCTAGCGGCCTGCATCCGCAGTTGCGCTACAGCGGTCCTTGCGACGGACTCCCAGTCCTTATAAAGTCGGCGCATCGCCGAGTCGGTAAAGAGGGTGCGCACGTAGTTGCGGTGCTTAGCAGGCACCTGGCCAAAGTCGGTGATCATTGCTGCGGCAAGCCTGTTCCAGGCCAAAACATCCAGCCGCCTGCCCATCACAATCGCCGGAGTTGTCACCAGATCGTCAAGCAAACGCTGGAGTTGAGGTTTGACTTTCTGCACGCTCTGCCGGGGGCTCCTTGTGGAGGGTTTGCCCGCAAGGTCAAGCAGGTAGCGACGCTGGTCCTGGTCAAGACTGAGCACATCGGCAAGGGTGTTGTGGACAGGTGCTGAAGCTTGGATGCGTCCCTGCTCAATACGCGTGTAATAGTCGGTGCTGATGGAGGCGAGTGTTGCAACCTCCTCCCGACGGAGTCCCGCAACACGGCGCGGCCCAACACCGTCTGGAAGGCCTACTCGGCGAGGGCTTAGTTCGGCGCGGCGGGCCTTGAGGAAGGTCCCGAGCTCGTTGTGCAGCATGTCGCGTTTCATCCCTCCATTGTCCTTGAAACCCACGACTTTGTGAGGGGGATAGATCCCTCCCAGGATAAAACTCTCCACTCCCGTGAAGCAGCGAAACGCAGGAACATGGACATGTGCTGATCAGAAGAAGCCAGCAAAATGAACAGGAGAAGCCATGACGAGACCGTACGTTTTCTGCCACATGATGACGTCACTGGATGGGAAGATAATCGGCAACTAGATGCGCACGCCGGAAGCGGACGCAGCCCCCGTGCCCGATGGAGACTTCGTCGCCGTGAGTGATGCAAGCAAGTACTACATATCTATTGACCCCTCCGGACGGCTCGGCTGGGATAGTGCGGAGATGACTTACCGGACCACCACTGCGCACGTCATCGAGGTCCTCACCGGAAGAGCATCGAACGCTTATAAGGCATTCTTACGAAAACTGGGGATCTCCTACGTGATCGCCGGGGACACAAATATTGACTTCGAGCTGCTCTTGGACAAGCTTTCAGATCTATTCGATGTCCAGACGCTGATGCTGGGAGGCGGTGGCGTCCTCAACTGGTCCTTCATCCAAGCCAACCTCTGCGATGAACTTAGTGTCGTCATCGCCCCCACCGCGGACGGGTCTTCAGATACGCCCGCGACTACGGCGAACACAGCGACTTCCCCGTCTACTCAGGAAAGTAGGGGAAGACGCGCCGTCCGGGGAAGCCTCCTACCTCAGGAAGCCTGCTTCTCCTGAGCGTTCAGCAACTCATTTGAAATCCGCACAACCCAGTTACCAACTTCCGGGTCCGGGAGGATCGCATCCGCACTGTAAAGAACCCGCGAAGGATCCGCCGACTCCTTGGTTGCCCGCCCAACAATGCGTTCCTGGAACATTGGATCATAGGAAACCAACTGCGGAACCACTACCACCTGGTCGGTTTGTTCAAGCATTTTGTTTATCGCATCCACCGTGGGCTTGCGGCTGTAATCAACCAGATGCCCGCACCACGCGTGGGTAGAGGCCACAACTCCCAAATCCTCCTCCGCGTGACGCCGGGTCTCTTCGAAGAATGCCGTCCACTCGTCATCGAACTCGGCACTGCCATAACCAACAAGCACCAGGCCCGTGCGGGTGTCATCCGAGGCCCGCTTCCCCAGCAACTTGTCGGCCCGACGGGCAAGGTTTGCCCTAACGAGCCCAGAGAAATCAAGTGTCGGAGAGAACTGAATGTCCGCTTTGGGGTGATACACCTCAATGTTTTCCGAAGCCAGCTGAGCCAAGAGCTTCGGATCATGGGATTGTCCACAAATCGCCGGAATGTCATCAAGGCTGTGGTCACTGACCGTGAGCAACAATGGAATGACAAGGACATCGGTGATCCCATCGGCGTCAAAGGCCTTGAGCTGCGTGGCGATTGACGGCTCCGAGTACTCCATATAAGCAGTGCGAACTTGCGCCACCCCGGGGATGGCAAGTAAGTCGTCCGGCACCCAGCGTCCGGCACCCAACGTCGCCGATGTCGGCATATGTCGCCGATAAATCGCCAAAACAACGGCGATATATGTTGACATCGGCGACCTAGTGACAAGCTCGAGACGAACCCTGGATAACGGTGCGCGGTTGGCGCGATTTCGTCCGTCATCACACCGTTATTCAAGCCAAACGCGCACCGTTACGCCAAACGCGCACCGTTACGCTCGGGGGCGGCGAGATAGGGATAGCGGGATAGCGGCCCCAAACAGCACGACACCGCCCTGGACCAAATCGTCGAGCGGCTCGGCGTGTCCGGCGATCGCTACGACGCTGCAGGCATGCGCGCCGTCGGCCGCTGACGCAAAGAAAAAGGGCCAGGCAGGACCCGCAACCAAGGGCGGACCCTGGCCACAAGTTCAAACCTGACCCATCTGGGGTGATCGCGCTGCGCGCATCAACCCCTGCGTCGGCCTCGGAAGTGTGAGCAAGCTCCCACTTCTCTCAGCTCTCCTTGGGGTTCCTGCGTAGAGAGTTTTCAAACCCTACCCCGATGCTGAAATCGTTGATATCCCGCTGGAAACGAGGCGTCTACCGGGTGTCTCAGCGGGTCGAGAACACCCCAATTCAGGACGTTCGAGGGGCCTGCGTCAGGAGGATTGGGAAACCTCAAACCTTTCTCACCCCCTCTGAAGTAGACCGCCTGGTCGACGATTACCTCGCTGGTCTCAGCGTCGGCTATCTCGCACAGAAGTATGGTGTGCACCGTGCAACAGTCTCGAAGCACCTCACCCGGAACAATGTCGTGCGCCGCCAGCACGGACTCACGATCGAGGATGCCGCTGAAGCAGTGAAACTGCACGGCGGCGGCATCTAGATACGCGCGATCGCCCGCACACTCGGCGCCGACCGAAAGCAGGTGCGCATCTCGCTAGTCACAGCTGGTGCAATTATCGCGAACGCTCGACCGTGAATTGAGATGAAGCCCCCACGACAAGCACACAGTCACGCTCGGGTCTGATGCTCGTTCAGGTGAGAGTGGAAATAAAACTGTAGGTCAGGTCACAAGTGAGCCCATATCCCTTTGCTCCCCGGCTTCGCATGACTTTGCCCGATCACTGAACTTGTGCTGGCCTCACATAGATACCCCTGGTAGTATCAGGACACGCATTACGATCACACAGTTTGGGGTTTCGAAATGATCAGGCAGTTCGCCCTTCTCGCAACAACCGCCCTGATGATAGGACTGGCTGGATGCACGACAGTCGCACCAGTCACAGAGAACGCCGACACGCCAGCCACGACGGAGGCCCCAGCCGAGAGCACGGTGGAGGAGAGCGCCGAGCGGGATTCCCCGGAAAGCGTGACTCTTCCGGAGGCTCCCCCTGCAGGCACCGACGCAGCGATCGCCTGGGAGGCTTTGATGGGCCCCGACGGCGAGTACCATGCCTCCGCGAGTTATCTCGCAGTCATCGAGAAATTCGGTGAAGTCGAACCTTATGTTTCGATCCGAGCTGCGGAGGATCGACACAGCAGCGCGCTCGTCAGACAGTTGGAACGGCTTGGCATCGAGGTTCCCGAAAACCCTTACCTCGGGAGGCTCCAGGCCCCCTCAGATCTAACGACGGCCGCCCGGGCGTGGGCCGACGGAGAAGTCGCGAACATTGCCATGTACGACACCCTCCTCGCTCAGACGGATGATGCCGCGCTGTTCCGTGTGCTCACCAATCTTCGCCGCGCTTCAGCCGATGTCCATTTGCCAGCGTTTCAGGCAGCCGCCGAGCAAGGTGGAACACTCACCCCGGAGCAAATGGCCGAGTTTCAGACCGGACGACCTTAGGGCCGATCATCCCCGGATTCATGACTGACACGCAGCCTGAACTCCGCAAGCGCATCAACCCCTCCGGTCGTATACGCGAGCCAATCGCTTCCCGCACCACGTGACTGCAGTTCCGCGAGGCGCTCCTGCCAGACGGCACCCAATGCCAGCGACGCTTCTTCGGTGGCGCCCTGGGACTTCAGCTCGCGCAGCGCAGCCCATCGTCCCTCAGCATATTTCAGTGCGGGAACGGGCACACCTGACTTCGTGAAACTGCACACCGAGGCGCCGCCTGAGGCCTGCTCCATCGCGCCCATCGCCTCGGCAAGCAGTTCGCGCAGCACTCCCTCCGCGGTCGTCATCAGTTCCCACCCCTCACGCAGCCTGTAACTCAACAGTACGCTGTGAGACTGCCGCGCCCCGTGCAGCACCCGACGAGAACTCAATCACCACACGCCCCGACTCACATCGAATATTATCAATGCAAGCACGAACTCCGGGAGGCACGCATGACGGTCGACAGTGCGCGCCCGACGCGATCCGCGTCACCCCGAGACGACCTGAAGGTTTGGGCACTACTTGTGGTCCTGGCAGCAGTTTGGGGCGTGGTGTTTGCCGTGAACGAGGTGCTGTGGCCGTGGCTGCTTGGCGACCTCTTCCGGGTAGATCTCGCATCCACACTCGGCGCGGCCCTTGAGTTCTTTCTCTACGACACCGTCAAAATCACCTTGCTGCTCGTGGGGCTCCTGTTCCTCGTGGGCCTCGTGAACACGCAGATCTCACCAGAGAGGGTGCGCGGGGTGCTCACCGGCAAGGGGCTCTTCGTGGGCATCCTGCTGGCGGTGGCGCTCGGGGCAATCACCCCGTTCTGCTCGTGCAGTTCGATCCCGATCTTCATCGGCCTCGTCGCCGCGGGCGTTCCCCTCGCCGTGACCCTCGCCTTCCTCGTCTCCTCCCCACTCATTAGCGAGACAGGCATCATCCTGATGGGCGGCACCTTCGGGTGGGACATCGCCGCAGGCTGGGCCCTCGCCGGTGCGACCGTCTCGATCACGGTCGGACTGGTGCTGTCGCGTTTCAAACTTGACCAGTGGATCGAGCCCTTCGTCTTCACCAGCCGCACCACGCAGCTCGCAACCGCTCAGAAGAGGCCCAGCATGCGTGACAGGGTGGACGCTTCATGGGCGGAGACCCGGCAGATAATCGTAAAGATCCTCCCCTACCTGGTGCTCGGCGTGCTCATCGGTGCCGCGATTCACGGGTGGGTGCCCGACGAGTTTTTCGCCGAGGTCGCGGGCCCCGAGAATCCGTTCTCGCTCCTCATCGCCACATTTGCCGGGGCCCCGCTCTATGCGAACCCGGCAGCGGTCGTGCCGCTCGCCTCAGCGCTCTTCACGAAGGGTGTCGCACTCGGTACCACGATGGCGTTCATGATGAGCCTCGTCGCGCTCTCCATCCCCTCACTCATCATGCTGCGCCGGGTCATGAAGTGGCCGCTGCTGGCGCTCTTCACCGGGATCGTGCTCGCCGCGATCTTCCTCATCGGCTTCATCTTCAACCTCATCCCGATCGCCTGATAGCCGCCCGAAGGCCATCGCGCCGACTGGCTGGCAGATCCACCCTCGAAAGGCCACGCACATGGACATCAAGATTCTCGGCCCCGGCTGCCGCAACTGCGCCACACTCGAGAAGCGCACCCATGAGGCTCTCGCTGAACTCGGGCGAGACGCCACCGTCACCAAGGTGACCGACTACGCCGAGATCGCCGCATACGGGGTCATGCAGACCCCCGCGCTCGTGATCGACGAGCAGGTCGTGGTCTCGGGCAAGGTCCCCGTGACGCGGGCGCTGCGCGAACTCATTGAG
This genomic stretch from Schaalia sp. JY-X169 harbors:
- the arsA gene encoding arsenical pump-driving ATPase: MIELIHNPPRFLFLTGKGGVGKTSIACASATELARRGNRVLLVSTDPASNVGHVFDQPVGNKITPIEGVKGLDALEIDPEDAAEEYRERALAPIRDFLSATDLADVTEQLSGSCTTEIASFNEFTSFLASDETTRDYDHVVFDTAPTGHTVRLLKLPGEWTDFLEDGLGDASCLGPMAGLDKTRTTYAAALAALADPEVTRLGLVARPQTSSLAEASRTADELAEAGVGATHLVVNGILPEEGVEDALADAIRTEEASALVDMPANLSELVIDRLPLRSRDVMGLSALTTLLSETADQAHVSHETPISTRETLGTLTDTIDQLAARDHGLVMLVGKGGVGKTTMAAAIAVGLSDRGKDVLLTTTDPAAHLSWTVGDEGTFEVSSIDPTKAVEDYRRHVMETKGAALDDAGRANLAEDLRSPCTEEVAVFQAFAAAVEQSTHRFVIMDTAPTGHTLLLMDATGSYHREVARNLPDEAGHTPLTRLQDPDNTTVIIVTLPETTPVLEAAGLCSELGRADIATWGWIVNRALTPTDTSSPLLTERIHAEQDPLKHVKAHASRIAVTPYRETPPVGVGQLRALGTAR
- a CDS encoding DUF4407 domain-containing protein produces the protein MSVETLATVLTGLGVVVAMFSAMAVFSSSLRREIREVESSLRKEIQVGDESLRTEISKLRTDMQAGDESLRSAMQAGDESLRTEISKLRTDMQAGDESLRTEISKLRTDMQAGDESLRTEIGELRTQTQNADDALRQEISELRGDMKAELRSLNDRLDGTNMRIDRLVDSLRMPASA
- a CDS encoding dihydrofolate reductase family protein, whose product is MRTPEADAAPVPDGDFVAVSDASKYYISIDPSGRLGWDSAEMTYRTTTAHVIEVLTGRASNAYKAFLRKLGISYVIAGDTNIDFELLLDKLSDLFDVQTLMLGGGGVLNWSFIQANLCDELSVVIAPTADGSSDTPATTANTATSPSTQESRGRRAVRGSLLPQEACFS
- a CDS encoding thioredoxin family protein — its product is MDIKILGPGCRNCATLEKRTHEALAELGRDATVTKVTDYAEIAAYGVMQTPALVIDEQVVVSGKVPVTRALRELIEAAG
- a CDS encoding sirohydrochlorin chelatase, with protein sequence MSTYIAVVLAIYRRHMPTSATLGAGRWVPDDLLAIPGVAQVRTAYMEYSEPSIATQLKAFDADGITDVLVIPLLLTVSDHSLDDIPAICGQSHDPKLLAQLASENIEVYHPKADIQFSPTLDFSGLVRANLARRADKLLGKRASDDTRTGLVLVGYGSAEFDDEWTAFFEETRRHAEEDLGVVASTHAWCGHLVDYSRKPTVDAINKMLEQTDQVVVVPQLVSYDPMFQERIVGRATKESADPSRVLYSADAILPDPEVGNWVVRISNELLNAQEKQAS
- a CDS encoding helix-turn-helix domain-containing protein, whose amino-acid sequence is MKRDMLHNELGTFLKARRAELSPRRVGLPDGVGPRRVAGLRREEVATLASISTDYYTRIEQGRIQASAPVHNTLADVLSLDQDQRRYLLDLAGKPSTRSPRQSVQKVKPQLQRLLDDLVTTPAIVMGRRLDVLAWNRLAAAMITDFGQVPAKHRNYVRTLFTDSAMRRLYKDWESVARTAVAQLRMQAARYPDDPRLATLVGELSVSDAQFAQWWVAQGVASLSTGTKTVIHPKVGELVLDWDTLAEADDADQQLVVWTAEPGSPTHEALRLLATGMADRRH
- a CDS encoding permease, producing MVLAAVWGVVFAVNEVLWPWLLGDLFRVDLASTLGAALEFFLYDTVKITLLLVGLLFLVGLVNTQISPERVRGVLTGKGLFVGILLAVALGAITPFCSCSSIPIFIGLVAAGVPLAVTLAFLVSSPLISETGIILMGGTFGWDIAAGWALAGATVSITVGLVLSRFKLDQWIEPFVFTSRTTQLATAQKRPSMRDRVDASWAETRQIIVKILPYLVLGVLIGAAIHGWVPDEFFAEVAGPENPFSLLIATFAGAPLYANPAAVVPLASALFTKGVALGTTMAFMMSLVALSIPSLIMLRRVMKWPLLALFTGIVLAAIFLIGFIFNLIPIA